A genomic stretch from Mastacembelus armatus chromosome 7, fMasArm1.2, whole genome shotgun sequence includes:
- the ccdc22 gene encoding coiled-coil domain-containing protein 22: protein MEEVDKILIHALKQVGTEVSEEVDSVKQFSSELIVEAVVRCIRVIDPGLGGALPISLPPGMSARFRVGMSLAQACQDLGYKGEIGYQTFLYSNEPEIRSLLMFLVEKLPRESAEASDQPTGKSVVLQRAIAAAIRAQLAVPWLPANCRLPLHEETQGPETLHSFHVQPLSLPYCTKAAGQKQRKEVMDYWRDILPPVTAQASHHASVMASLMEQHTAELSAAQEWDTEWNNQGLLSRLTPQEYRSRKLTRLRKRIEEQLRSAALPHPESSFGGPRSTSDLGELLQTFRGSAPPEQILSKGTHFTHTQKFTFTPDSAAVTSSIPTGRQSDADIQLRHQEELASLQQQFQQLCSDVDQLTADMKHMSVTNTQVLDELKQRVLGNSEKEERKQVKNKTIDLLPDADNNLLKLQALVEASANRVVNLASQWEKHRAPLIDEHRRLKEICSNQDLESSRKLSEIKSLHEKIRVSTEEAKKKEEMYKQLVTELENLSQDVSRSAYTQRILEIVSNIKKQKEEITKILSDTKELQKEINNLTGKLDRTFAVTDELIFKDAKKDESVRKSYKYLAALHENCNQLIQTIEDTGTILREIRDLEEQIETENGNKTVANLERILDDYKAIRQENSALAAKVREG from the exons ATGGAGGAAGTTGACAAAATTTTGATTCACGCCCTCAAACAAGTGGGCAC TGAGGTGAGTGAGGAGGTCGACAGTGTCAAACAGTTCAGCAGTGAGCTGATAGTGGAGGCTGTGGTCAGATGTATCCGGGTGATCGATCCAGGCCTGGGCGGAGCTCTGCCCATCTCCCTTCCTCCAGGCATGTCTGCCCGTTTCAGAGTGGGCATGAGCCTGGCACAAGCCTGTCAG GACCTCGGTTACAAAGGAGAGATCGGCTACCAGACTTTTCTGTACAGCAACGAGCCGGAGATCCGCTCCCTCCTCATGTTCCTGGTGGAGAAGCTGCCCAGAGAGAGCGCTGAGGCCTCAGACCAGCCCACAG GTAAATCTGTGGTCCTGCAGAGAGCCATTGCTGCTGCCATCAGAGCCCAGCTGGCTGTGCCCTGGCTGCCTGCAAACTGCAGACTGCCGCTGCATGAAGAAACTCAA GGTCCAGAAACGTTGCACAGTTTCCACGTTCAGCCGCTCAGTTTGCCATACTGCACTAAAGCTGCAGGACAGAAGCAGCGGAAAG AGGTGATGGACTATTGGCGAGACATTCTTCCTCCTGTGACTGCTCAGGCTTCCCATCATGCCTCTGTGATGGCATCCCTGATGGAGCAGCACACTGCCGAGCTGAGTGCAGCTCAGGAGTGGGACACTGAGTGGAACAATCAGGGCCTCCTGTCTCGCCTCACTCCACAG GAATACCGCTCCAGGAAACTGACCCGGCTGCGGAAACGCATTGAGGAGCAGCTGCGTTCTGCTGCACTACCTCATCCTGAAAGTTCCTTTGGTGGTCCCCGCTCCACCTCCGACCTGGGGGAGCTGCTGCAGACCTTCAGAGGCTCTGCTCCTCCTGAACAGATCCTGTCCAAGGGCACCCACTTCACCCACACTCAAAAGTTCACCTTCACTCCG GATTCGGCAGCAGTAACCAGCTCCATCCCCACTGGGCGACAGTCGGATGCTGATATCCAGCTCCGTCATCAGGAGGAACTGGCTTCCCTGCAGCAGCAGTTCCAGCAGCTGTGCAGTGACGTCGACCAgctgacagcagacatgaagcacATGAGTGTGACTAATACACAG GTGCTGGATGAGTTGAAGCAGAGAGTGCTGGGAAACTCtgaaaaggaagagaggaagcAGGTGAAGAACAAAACGATTGACCTGTTGCCAGACGCGGACAACAACCTACTGAAGCTTCAG GCTCTGGTGGAGGCCAGCGCTAATCGGGTGGTGAACCTGGCCTCTCAGTGGGAGAAACACCGCGCTCCACTCATTGACGAGCACCGCAGGCTCAAAGAAATCTGCAGCAACCAGGAT TTGGAGTCGTCCAGAAAGCTGTCTGAAATCAAGTCTCTGCATGAAAAAATCCGTGTGTCTAcagaggaggccaagaagaaggaggaaatgTACAAACAGctg GTCACAGAGTTAGAGAATCTCTCTCAGGACGTGTCTCGCTCGGCGTACACGCAGCGGATTTTAGAGATCGTCAGCAACATCAAGAAACAGAAGGAGGAAATAACAAAA ATTTTATCAGACACCAAGGAGCTGCAGAAGGAGATCAACAACCTGACTGGAAAACTGGACAGGACCTTCGCTGTGACTGATGAGCTCATCTTTAAG GACGCCAAAAAAGATGAATCCGTCCGAAAATCCTACAAGTACCTGGCTGCCCTGCATGAA AACTGCAATCAGTTGATCCAAACCATTGAGGACACCGGGACAATTTTACGAGAGATCCGAGATCTAGAGGAGCAG ATCGAGACAGAGAATGGGAATAAAACTGTGGCTAACCTGGAGAGGATTCTGGACGACTACAAGGCCATTCGACAGGAGAACTCCGCGCTTGCTGCCAAAGTCCGGGAGGGTTGA